A window from Nocardioides mesophilus encodes these proteins:
- a CDS encoding maleylpyruvate isomerase family mycothiol-dependent enzyme, whose amino-acid sequence MTLTTEDCLDAITRYSTVFAEAAQGNLDARVEHCPDWSVADLVWHLTSVHWFWATIAEGTLAEPPDEALRPARPDDDALIETFAAGARRLVEVLEAADQTAACWTWAEQKDVAFITRHQVQEAAVHAWDAAHAAGRDLEIDGAAAADAVDEFLAVSLPTEADAQEEELPALDGRFGLRSVDTGDSWLVQDGAVPGSVAASYGVPDGTPTTTASAADLLLWLYGRREVPLGDVPADLASRFRNGSFTG is encoded by the coding sequence ATGACGCTGACCACGGAGGACTGCCTCGACGCGATCACCCGCTACTCCACCGTCTTCGCCGAGGCCGCCCAGGGCAACCTCGACGCCCGGGTGGAGCACTGCCCGGACTGGTCGGTGGCCGACCTGGTCTGGCACCTGACCTCGGTGCACTGGTTCTGGGCGACCATCGCCGAGGGCACGCTGGCCGAGCCCCCGGACGAGGCGTTGCGCCCGGCGCGGCCCGACGACGACGCGCTGATCGAGACGTTCGCGGCCGGGGCCCGCCGGCTCGTCGAGGTCCTCGAGGCCGCCGACCAGACCGCAGCCTGCTGGACGTGGGCGGAGCAGAAGGACGTCGCCTTCATCACCCGCCACCAGGTGCAGGAGGCGGCCGTGCACGCCTGGGACGCCGCCCACGCAGCCGGGCGCGACCTCGAGATCGACGGCGCTGCGGCGGCGGACGCCGTCGACGAGTTCCTGGCCGTCTCGCTGCCCACCGAGGCCGACGCGCAGGAGGAGGAGCTGCCCGCCCTCGACGGCCGGTTCGGGCTGCGCAGCGTCGACACCGGCGACTCGTGGCTGGTCCAGGACGGCGCGGTGCCGGGCTCGGTCGCGGCGTCGTACGGCGTCCCCGACGGCACGCCCACGACCACCGCCTCTGCGGCCGACCTGCTGCTGTGGCTCTACGGTCGCCGCGAGGTGCCGTTGGGCGACGTGCCCGCCGACCTCGCGAGCCGGTTCCGCAACGGCTCGTTCACCGGCTGA
- a CDS encoding DEAD/DEAH box helicase, which translates to MSSDVESDPRPSFADLGIDERILRALADVGYETPSPIQAATIPALLAGRHVVGLAQTGTGKTAAFAVPILSQIDLKQKAPQALVLAPTRELALQVSEAFERYASHLPGLHVLPVYGGQAYGVQLSALRRGVHVVVGTPGRIMDHLEKGTLDLTQLRFLVLDEADEMLKMGFQEDVETILADTPADKHVALFSATMPAQIRRISKKYLTDAAEITVKNKTVTAANTTQRYLMVTHQQKLDALTRVLEIENFEGMIIFVRTKQATEVLAERLRARGFSAAAINGDVAQVQRERTIDQLRDGRLDILVATDVAARGLDVERISHVVNYDIPTDTESYVHRIGRTGRAGRTGDALSFVTPRERHLLKAIERATRQPLTLMPLPSVEDVNTNRVAKFTESITTALGSDKLGFFRELISDYEQQHDVPATDIAAALAVLVQDDEPLLLAPEAETPQRAFEGKRESGGVWDHEKGRRRDRDERPKRRESGPRKGRSSVPLAPYTIAVGKRHRVEPRQIVGALANEGGLNRGDFGHIDIRGDHSVVELPADLPPETWRALENTRISGRLIALREGGGQDSGAERSPGAERPDGPRKKPRTKKADRPS; encoded by the coding sequence ATGTCCTCTGACGTCGAGTCCGACCCGCGCCCCAGCTTCGCCGATCTCGGCATCGACGAGCGCATCCTGCGGGCGCTCGCCGACGTCGGCTACGAGACGCCCTCGCCGATCCAGGCGGCGACGATCCCTGCTCTGCTGGCCGGGCGCCACGTCGTCGGGCTGGCCCAGACCGGCACCGGCAAGACCGCGGCGTTCGCGGTGCCGATCCTCAGCCAGATCGACCTCAAGCAGAAGGCGCCGCAGGCGCTGGTGCTCGCGCCGACGCGCGAGCTGGCGCTGCAGGTCTCGGAGGCCTTCGAGCGCTACGCCTCGCACCTGCCCGGGCTGCACGTGCTGCCGGTCTACGGCGGCCAGGCGTACGGCGTCCAGCTCTCCGCGCTGCGTCGCGGGGTGCACGTCGTGGTGGGCACGCCGGGCCGGATCATGGACCACCTCGAGAAGGGCACCCTCGACCTCACGCAGCTGCGATTCCTGGTCCTCGACGAGGCCGACGAGATGCTCAAGATGGGGTTCCAGGAGGACGTCGAGACGATCCTGGCCGACACCCCGGCGGACAAGCACGTCGCGCTCTTCTCGGCCACGATGCCGGCGCAGATCCGCCGGATCTCGAAGAAGTACCTCACCGACGCCGCCGAGATCACCGTCAAGAACAAGACCGTGACCGCGGCCAACACCACGCAGCGCTACCTGATGGTCACCCACCAGCAGAAGCTCGACGCCCTCACGCGGGTGCTGGAGATCGAGAACTTCGAGGGCATGATCATCTTCGTCCGCACCAAGCAGGCGACCGAGGTGCTCGCGGAGCGGCTCCGGGCCCGCGGCTTCTCGGCGGCGGCGATCAACGGCGACGTCGCGCAGGTGCAGCGGGAGCGGACCATCGACCAGCTGCGCGACGGTCGGCTGGACATCCTGGTGGCCACCGACGTGGCGGCCCGCGGCCTCGACGTGGAGCGGATCAGCCACGTCGTGAACTACGACATCCCCACCGACACCGAGTCCTACGTGCACCGGATCGGTCGCACCGGACGGGCCGGCCGCACCGGTGACGCGCTGTCGTTCGTGACGCCGCGCGAGCGGCACCTGCTCAAGGCGATCGAGCGGGCCACCCGGCAGCCGCTCACCCTGATGCCGCTGCCGAGCGTCGAGGACGTCAACACCAACCGGGTCGCCAAGTTCACCGAGTCGATCACCACCGCACTGGGGTCGGACAAGCTCGGTTTCTTCCGCGAGCTGATCTCCGACTACGAGCAGCAGCACGACGTGCCGGCCACCGACATCGCGGCGGCGCTGGCGGTGCTGGTCCAGGACGACGAGCCGCTGCTGCTGGCTCCGGAGGCCGAGACCCCGCAGCGGGCGTTCGAGGGCAAGCGCGAGTCAGGCGGCGTCTGGGACCACGAGAAGGGCCGCCGCCGCGACCGGGACGAGCGGCCCAAGCGCCGCGAGAGCGGCCCCCGCAAGGGCCGCTCGTCGGTGCCGCTGGCGCCCTACACGATCGCCGTCGGCAAGAGGCATCGTGTCGAGCCGCGCCAGATCGTGGGCGCGCTGGCCAACGAGGGCGGCCTGAACCGCGGCGACTTCGGCCACATCGACATCCGGGGGGACCACTCCGTCGTCGAGCTTCCCGCCGACCTGCCGCCGGAGACGTGGCGGGCGCTGGAGAACACCCGGATCTCCGGTCGCCTGATCGCGTTGAGGGAAGGCGGCGGCCAGGACAGCGGTGCGGAACGCTCCCCGGGTGCCGAGCGCCCGGACGGGCCGCGCAAGAAGCCCCGCACCAAGAAGGCCGACCGGCCTTCCTGA
- a CDS encoding sulfite exporter TauE/SafE family protein, with protein MTGWEMAAVLFAGIAAGTINTVVGSGTLITFPTLLALGIPPVTANVSNTVGLVPGSLSGAVGYRRELAGQWPRLVRLGSASLIGGVAGAVLLLVLPAAAFDAVVPVLILLGCVLVVLQPRLSRRVAARAERRGQTPPEHGAAWVWGLVALTGVYGGYFGAAQGVLLMAVLGVGLQETMQRNNATKNVLALLVNGVAAVVFILVADVDWRVAGLIAVGSAIGGQIGATVGRRLPPMALRAFIVLVGLAAVTHFLLES; from the coding sequence GTGACCGGCTGGGAGATGGCTGCGGTGCTGTTCGCCGGGATCGCGGCCGGGACGATCAACACGGTGGTCGGCTCGGGCACGCTGATCACGTTCCCGACGCTGCTGGCGCTGGGCATCCCGCCGGTGACCGCCAACGTGTCCAACACCGTCGGGCTGGTGCCCGGCTCGCTGTCGGGGGCGGTGGGCTACCGCCGCGAGCTCGCCGGCCAGTGGCCGCGGCTGGTCCGGCTCGGCTCCGCGTCGCTGATCGGCGGCGTCGCCGGCGCGGTGCTGCTGCTGGTGCTGCCGGCCGCCGCCTTCGACGCCGTGGTGCCGGTGCTGATCCTGCTCGGCTGCGTGCTGGTGGTGCTGCAGCCACGGCTCAGCCGCCGGGTCGCGGCCCGCGCGGAGCGTCGCGGCCAGACCCCGCCCGAGCACGGGGCCGCCTGGGTGTGGGGACTGGTGGCGCTGACCGGCGTGTACGGCGGCTACTTCGGTGCCGCGCAGGGGGTGCTGCTGATGGCCGTCCTCGGGGTCGGCCTGCAGGAGACCATGCAGCGCAACAACGCCACCAAGAACGTCCTGGCGCTTCTGGTCAACGGCGTGGCCGCGGTGGTCTTCATCCTGGTCGCCGACGTGGACTGGCGGGTGGCCGGCCTCATCGCGGTCGGATCGGCGATCGGCGGCCAGATCGGGGCCACCGTCGGGCGGCGCTTGCCGCCGATGGCGCTGCGGGCGTTCATCGTGCTGGTCGGGCTCGCCGCGGTCACGCACTTCCTGCTGGAGTCGTGA
- a CDS encoding SPFH domain-containing protein → MPVALVLFALLAILAVLVLAKTVRIVPQARAGIVERFGKYKATLPAGLNIVVPFIDKLHYMIDLREQVVSFPPQPVITEDNLVVSIDTVIYFQVTDPVAATYEIANYIQAIEQLTMTTLRNIVGGMDLEETLTSRDQINSGLRGVLDEATGKWGIRVNRVELKGIDPPPSIKDSMEKQMRADREKRAVILTAEGQRQAAILTAEGSKQSAILNAEGDRESLILRAQADRESKILMAQGEGQAIQTVFQAIHDGRPDQSLLAYQYLQMMPKIAEGDANKLWIVPSEIGKALEGLGSTMNSLRGIPDEVEGPRTRVDMGATAVDATTAETDRSLQSAHEEVAAAIAAAQESAAPTHAARPAAEPDLPSPADPALGGDPGEAPAQ, encoded by the coding sequence GCGCTTCGGGAAGTACAAGGCGACGCTGCCCGCCGGTCTCAACATCGTCGTGCCGTTCATCGACAAGCTGCACTACATGATCGACCTGCGCGAGCAGGTGGTCTCCTTCCCGCCGCAGCCGGTGATCACCGAGGACAACCTCGTGGTCTCCATCGACACGGTCATCTACTTCCAGGTCACCGACCCGGTCGCGGCGACCTACGAGATCGCCAACTACATCCAGGCCATCGAGCAGCTGACGATGACGACGCTGCGCAACATCGTCGGCGGCATGGACCTCGAGGAGACGCTGACCAGCCGTGACCAGATCAACTCCGGCCTGCGCGGCGTCCTCGACGAGGCCACCGGCAAGTGGGGCATCCGCGTGAACCGCGTGGAGCTCAAGGGGATCGACCCGCCGCCGTCGATCAAGGACTCGATGGAGAAGCAGATGCGGGCCGACCGCGAGAAGCGCGCGGTGATCCTGACCGCGGAGGGACAGCGGCAGGCCGCCATCCTCACCGCCGAGGGCTCGAAGCAGTCCGCGATCCTCAACGCCGAGGGTGACCGGGAGTCGCTGATCCTGCGGGCCCAGGCCGACCGGGAGTCCAAGATCCTGATGGCCCAGGGCGAGGGGCAGGCGATCCAGACGGTCTTCCAGGCCATCCACGACGGCCGCCCCGACCAGTCGCTGCTGGCCTACCAGTACCTCCAGATGATGCCGAAGATCGCCGAGGGCGACGCGAACAAGCTGTGGATCGTGCCGAGCGAGATCGGCAAGGCCCTCGAGGGGCTCGGCTCCACGATGAACAGCCTGCGCGGCATCCCCGACGAGGTCGAGGGGCCGCGGACGCGGGTCGACATGGGAGCCACCGCCGTCGACGCCACCACTGCGGAGACAGACCGCTCGCTGCAGAGCGCCCACGAGGAGGTGGCCGCTGCCATCGCCGCGGCCCAGGAGTCGGCGGCGCCGACGCACGCGGCGCGTCCGGCAGCCGAGCCGGACCTCCCCTCCCCGGCGGACCCGGCTCTGGGTGGAGACCCGGGGGAGGCGCCGGCCCAGTGA